The genome window AGCCTGCCGCCTTATGCGGAGTAGTCGGTCTCAAACCAACTTACGGTCGTGTATCCCGATATGGGCTTGTAGCATATGCATCATCTTTGGATCAAATTGGTCCAATCTCTAATGATGTAGAAGGGGCATCCGATGTTCTAGAAGTAATTTCTGGATTGGATTCCAGGGATAGTACATCATCCTCTGAACCGCATTCAGAATTTTCTTCTGATCCTCTTAATCTATCTGGACTCAAGATTGGAATTATGATGGATGAAGGTTCTAGTTGGGAGCCTGATATCAAAAATAAATTTCACCAAATAATTGAAATTTTAAAAAAGCAAGGTTCAATTGTTAAAGAACTGGATTTTTCATTGTTTGCCAATTCAATCCCTATCTATTATATTATTGCGACTGCCGAATGTTCTTCCAACTTATCTAGGTTTGACGGAATAAAATTTGGACACCGAGCAAAAGATGTAAGTAAACTGGAAGACCTTTATGTTGAATCGAGATCACAAGGATTTGGGGCGGAAGTCAAACGTAGAATTCTTCTCGGTACATTTTCTCTTTCATCTGGATACTATGATGCCTATTATGGAAAAGCTCAAAAATCAAGAATCTTAATTCAGAAAAAATATGATGAATTCTTTGAATCTGTTGATGTAATATTGCAGCCAACTTCTCCAACAACAGCTTTTAAAATTGGTGAAAAAACCAAAGATCCGGTTCAGATGTACAAAGCAGATATTCTCACGACATCCGTAAATCTTGCCGGTCTTCCAGGAATTAGTATCCCAGCTGGATTAGATGCGAAAGGACTTCCTATTGGTTTACAGATTACGGGTAAAAAATTTGCTGAAAATCAAATACTAGCACTCGCCAAATCTTTAAGTTCAATAAAAGAAATGGAGATCGCTCTTCCTAAGGAAATAAATTAAAATTGGATGAACTAACGAAAAGAGTTATTCCCTGTCTTGATATAAAAAATGGACGAGTCGTTAAAGGAATCAACTTTGTTAATCTTGTTGATGCTGGTGATCCAGTTTCCAGTGCAATCGCCTACGAAGAAAATCTAGCCGATGAATTGTGTTTTCTTGATATCACCGCATCATCAGATAAACGTGATATTCTAATTCACTTAGTCGAAGAAATTGCCTCTAGAATTTTCATTCCATTCACAGTTGGAGGAGGTATCCGCACTCTTGAAGACGTCAAAGGAGTTCTCCAACGCGGTGCAGATAAAGTCTCAATCAATACTGCTGCCTTCCAGAGACCAGAGCTATTGACAGAAAGCTCCGAAATATTTGGTTCTCAATGTATCGTTTGCGCGATAGACTGCCGATTCCAGAAAGAACGCAATCGCTATGAAATTTTTCTAAATGGTGGAAGAACAGAAACCGGAAGAGAAGCACTGGATTGGGTACAAGAAGCGGAGAAAAGAGGAGCCGGCGAAATACTACTTACATCCATGGATCGTGATGGAACCAAAGATGGTTTTGATATACCTCTATTGAAATTGATATCTGAAAACACGGAAATCCCTATTATCGCATCTGGCGGTGCAGGTAATCCTGAGCATATGTCGGAGGCAATCTTACGAGGTGGAGCAGATGCTGTACTTGCAGCATCAATTTTCCATTTCGGTGAATATTCCATTCGTGAAACCAAAATAGCCATGCAAGAGATGGGTATAAAAGTCAGATTATGATCCACTTATCGAGTTGGGATTGGATCACTCTAGCTTGCTTCTTAATACTAACACTCATTATCGCATTTGTATTTTCTAAAAAAAACAAAAACTTAAAATCCTACTATCAAGCAGAAGGTAAACTACCCTGGTTTATTGCGGGAACGGCTATGGTGGCCACTACTTTTGCCGCCGATACCCCACTTGCAGTAACAGAAATCATTGCAAAAGATGGAATTTCGGGCAACTGGGCTTGGTGGTATATGTCTCTCGGTGCAGTCTCAACTGTATTTATTTTTGCGCCACTTTGGAAGAGATCCAATGTACTTACGGATTTAGAATTTCTGAATTTGCGCTATGGTGGATTAGGAGCATCTATTTTACGAGGAGCCAAAGCATTTTATCTCGGAGGATTGATGAATATTCTAATACTTGCATGGGTTAACCTTGCAATGTACAAAATACTCCAATCTTTTCTTAGCACTGAAGTTGCAACATGGTCACTAGTTGGGCTTTTTCTTTTTGGATATATCTACACAAGTCTTCTCGGACTTAGGGGAATTTCTTATATTGATGTCTTCCAATTTTTCTTTGCAATGGCAGGGTGCATTTTTCTTGCATATTTTTCTCTTCAACTTCCAGAAGTCGGTGGATTGAATGGACTGGCATCAAAAATTTCTCCAGAAAAACTAAGCTTTTTTCCGAATGTATCGGAGTTTCCTTCTTTTTTTATACTCCTAACTTTGCTTTGGTGGACTAGTTGGTATCCGGGGTCTGAGCCTGGAGGTGGCGGCTACATTGCCCAAAGAATTATTGCAGCTAAGGACGAAGAGTCTGCAACCAAAGCTACACTGTGGTTTTTATTTGCGCATTATTTCATTCGACCCTGGCCTTGGATAATCATTGCTCTTTGTAGCTTAATTCTATTTCCCAATTTATCAGAGGATGATAAAGGAAAAGGTTTTATTTATATGATAGAGCCTGCATTAGCTGGAGGAGGGAAAGGTATCATAATAAGCACTTTTATTGCAGCTTATCTCTCCACAATTGCAACGCATTTAAACTGGGGTGCATCTTACATAGTCACTGATCTCACAAAACCATTCCTGATAAAGAATCGAAATGATGAATTTTACTTGGCTATTTCTTATTTGATTCAAGCGATAACAGGAATTATAGCATTGTATATTTGTTTTTTCTGGATGAATCGCGTAAGTTCTGCATGGTTTTTTCTCATCGAAGCTTCATCTGGTATCGGATTCGCATTGGTTTTCCGATGGTTTTGGTGGAGAATATCCGCATGGTCTGAGCTCGCTGGATTTATCTTGGCTCCGTTAATTTTCCTAATTGTCAAATTTGCGTTTGATCTTGAATTTCCATACTCAGCTGCGGCAACTGCTATCGGAACAATTGGATCCGTATTGTTGATAACTATATTTTATCCAAATCTAGAAAAAGAAAATTTATTACTATTTTATAATATAGCTAAGCCATTTGGAATTGGATGGAGATCATGGGCAAGGGAACATAAGCTTCCAATCTACTACTGGAATTGGCAACCCGTCATTTTAGGTTCCGTTTCATCACTCACTATGATTTTTGTTGGTTTGGATGGTCTAGGAAAATTATTCTTTGAAAGTCCGGACAAAATAATCCTGCCAGCAATTGTATTCTTTATAGCAGGATGGATTCTTTTTTATTCATTAAAAAATCTATTTGCTGATAAAAAATGAGTTCTCAGCTTTTTGCATCACCGATTCAAAAAAATCCCGACCAATAGATTCCGTAATTGTCAAAAAAGAAATCATAGAATGATCTGTATTTATTACTTCAATTTTCTCGCGACCATTTCCTCCTAAACTTGCACTATTTACAGGTACGATTCCATCATTGATTGCAAAACCTGAATCTTTACTTTTCAGGAGACTACATCCACTTCGATAAATCACTAGATCTGCAGATTGACAAGAAACTAAATTTCCGTAGTAGGTTATCGTCTTAGTGTCTAAGCTAGAATTCTTAGCAGATAGTAAATCCAAATATACATTATTCCCATTCGATATCGAAGGCTGTCCAGAAAAGGAATTGGTATGCGCAAGATCTTTCCCGCCGTCTGTGTTTGTATAAAATGAAATTACATCGGGAAGAATAGGAACATCCGATTGGAATCCAGGAACTGCAAAAGGCGATCCATAGTAGGGGGTTCCCAGTGAGATAACTCCATCGATATAGGTTTGATCATTCTCATTTAACATAGCTTGTCTTGCAACTAATCCACCCATCGAATGAGCTATAATAATAATATTATCGCTTGGTTGAAAATTTTGTGATATGACTGTCTGCAATCTTCTACCATTATCAAAAATTCGATTGGATGTTCTGTAGGTAAAAAAATACATATTCGTTCGATTCTTCCAATTATTTGAAGAACTTTCATAGAATTTAATAGCTTGCGCCCACGTATCTTTTATCTGAGATACTTTGTATCCAAAATCCGAAGGCGGGTCAGAATTTCGCTCTTTAAAATTCCAACCATGTATGAATATTAGAACATTCTTTTTTTCGATATCTATTGTCTGTGGGAACCGAAATTTCAAAACATCCGATCTAAGATCATCAACGTCTGGAGTAGGATTTGGTTCGTAATAAAATAAATCGTAATTGGAATCCTCCCTGCCAGCCAATAGAAAAAGCAAGAAGTCAACTTGCGGATCTGAGGGAGAAGGTTTTGATATCAATCGATTTATATCACAACCAATCAATGCAAAAAAATAGAATGCGGACAGAAAGAATAACAGAATAAGTTGCCTATTTCTGCTAGAAATTGCAGTTCTATACTTTCCTTTCAATATTATCGAAATTGGCTTCATTATGAGTTCAACATTCCAAACTTATAATTTGGATTCCAACAATCGGAAATTCAGGCGGCGAGTTCCAATTGAAGGAATTGAGATTAAAAAGTCCTAATTTGAATTAGTATCTAGCATTCACAATTCGATCAAGCACTATTCCACAAGCGACTGAGACATTCATCGATGAGATATTCCCGTGCAAAGGAATTCGCATTTGATAGTCGCTCTCATCAAGTAACAATCTTTTTACGCCTTCTCCCTCATTTCCCATTATGATAGCAATGTCATCCCCAGTAGGTAATGCACTCCAATCCTCATCGCCTTGATCTGTTGTTGCCACAATCCAATATTCATTTTCTTTCAAAACATCAACTACCCGCGATAGATTTGGAACAGAGTAGATGTTCAAATGATGTAACGCGCCACTTGAAATTTTTATAACCGTATCTGTAATTCCGCAAGCTCCCCGATCTGGTATTACAATGGATTTTACACCCATACATTCTGCTGTTCGAATGATGTTTCCCAGATTACCTGGATCTTGAATTCTGTCCAAGATTAGAACTGGTCCTTCATGGGGACTTACCTGTGCTTTCCATTCAGCAAATCCCAGATTTTTGCTTGATGTAAGTTTATCTAGTACCCAGATAACAATACCTTGGTGATTACCACCATTTAGGATCTTGTCCAATTCTGCTCCAGGTTTTTTCTTAACCAGAGATTTATCAGGCAAATCTTTTAGTAGTGATGATACTGCCTCGCCATAATAACTTTCTTTTACCCAAATATCTTTGATCTGAGACCAATCACAATTTGTAATAAATTCTTCTACATTTCGTCTGCCATAAATCGCTTTTTTCTTCATTTATCGATCTTCCATTTAACAGAGCCATCTTTGGAGTCTTCTAAAATGATTCCTTGTGATTTTAAATCATCTCGAATAGAATCTGCTAATTTGAAATCTCGATCGAGCTTAGCTTTCTTACGTTCTGCGATCTTAGATAAAATATAACTTTCTTGATCTGCTGCAATACTGGATTGATTTTCTCTTTTAAATTCAAAAATTCCTAAAAATGAATCGATCGCACGAAAATAGAGTAAATAGTCCAAGATATCCTCAGATGACAATTCATCACGATCTAACTTGCTATTCAATATTTTAATATTCTCAAATACGCTAGCTAAAACCTTAGGAGAATTTATATCATCTGCCAATCCTTTGAGCATTTCATGATAAGCTTCTTTTGCAACGGACACTGGGATTCGATTTAAGAAGTCTGATTGGGATTTTAATGGCTCTGGTATTGCTATTTTTTTTTCAAAAGAAAGCTCGAGCAATCGATTCAATGTATTCTGGATTTTCTCTATTGAGATTTTGGCTTCCTCTAAGCGATCAAATGAAAAATTCAATTTCGTTCTATAGTGAAAGGAAAGTAAAACATATCTGATCGCTTTCCAGTTATAACCTTTTCCAATAATATCCGATAGAATATAGAAATTTCCTTTGCTCTTGGACATTTTTTGTCCTTCAACTAACAAATGTTCACAGTGAAGCCAATATTTGACAAATTCTTCTTTGGGATAGGCACCCTTCGATTGTGCGACCTCATTCTCATGATGCGGAAATAGTAAATCAATTCCCCCTGTGTGAATATCAACCCCTGATTGATAGACTTTTCGAATCATTGCTGAACATTCAAGATGCCAGCCTGGTCTCCCTTTACCTTTTTTTGTATTCCAGAATTTTTCGCCTTCTTCTTTGGGTGCTTTCCAAAGAACGAAATCTCTAACATTCTCCTTCTCATACTCATCAGCATCATATCTCGCACCCGATATCATCCCAGAAGTATCGATCTTACTTAGAGATCCGTATTCCCTAAACTTACCGATAGAAAAATAAATATTTCCATCTTTTTCATAGGTCATGCCTTGATCTTCTAGACGTTCAATGATATGCATCATATCATCGATTGATTCCGTGGCTTTTGGATAATGTTCTAATTTTTCGATATTCAGAGTTTCCAAATCGGCAAAAAACTTTTCTGTCCAAGGCTTTGTAAATTCTTCAATGGAAATATTTTGAGAAATAGATTCACGAATAATCTTATCATCTATATCTGTTATATTCATTGATTGATCAGGCTGATAGCCGAATAACTTAATAGTACGACGCAATGCATCCACAAAAATATAAGATCTAAGATTTCCTAAATGACTATAATTGTAAACTGTAGGACCACAAGAATAGATTTTTACTTGGTTTCTATCATTTGGTTCAAATGGAATTTTCTTTCCTAAATTACTATCATACAATTCTAATTTTATATCATGCATCTACAAAAATCTCTTTGTAAAAATCTAAATTAACATTTTCTTGTCGCTCTTTTCCTGCTTCATGTCCATCAGTTGGATATATCTGCATTCTTTTATCACAATTCAAATGATTGAATAATCCAAAAATTGATTTGGGTTGCGAGATCACATCTTCCATTCCGCAAGAAAATAATGCAGGGACTTTGATTTTTTTTGCAAAGTAAACACTGTCAAAATAAGAAAGATTTTGTTTATAATCTACTTTCTTGGATTTTGGTTTTGAATAGAGAGGATAGATTTCCTTCATCCAAGAATAGGGTGATGATAACTGTTCTTTAGTTAGGTGGCAAAAGTTTGCAACCTCTGCAATTAGCCCGACAACACGAGTCGAATACGCAGCACCAAAAGTTGCAAGTGAGCCGCCAAGTCCATGCCCACATAAAATAATTTTTTCGGAATCCACTCCGCTATACAAACGAACAAATTCAATTGCCCGCAATACATCTAGATATAGAGCTTTCATATAAAACGCACTTGGATTATCCAAGTTCTTTTCGAAATATCCTGGCGTCCATCCTTCAGGCATTGGATCATTTGGATTTTCTTTTGGATAGATCAACTGGTCTCCATGCCAACGTAAATCGAGATGACATTGAGCTATCCCATTATCAGTTAGAGATTTAATTGGCTCGCGTTTTGATCCAGTATAGTCATGGAAAAAAATTACAATGGGGCGGTCTCCGCGTTTTCTTGGAACGGTTATATGTCCGAATATAGTTTGGTTTCCATAAGAATTAAAACTGATATCTGCCCTTGATTCACGAATGATTGAACCCTTAAAAAGAGTTTTAGATTGAGATTGAATCGGGAAATCTTTTAATTCCTGAATGCTATCTTTCCAGAATTTCTCGAAATCACTTGGCGGATTCCAATCGGGAACTGTCTGAAAGCATTCGTCAAAATTGGCAGGCATAATTTATTTACCTGACTTCAAGGCAGGACTAAATTTTCCTTCCCAAGAATACAAAGTCTGCAGTAGCAAAACAGCAATTGTCATTGGTCCCACTCCACCGGGTACAGGGGTATGATAGGATGACTTCTCACTTGCAACCGAAAGCTCGATATCGCCCACATTACCAGCATTATATCCAGCATCCAGAACAACGGCTCCTTCCTTAATCCAGCTTCCTTTGATGAATTCTGCTCGTCCTACTGCGCCGACTACAATATCAGCAGTCTTAACAATCTCATCTAAATTTTTTGTTTTGGAATGACATAGAGTTACTGTCGCATCCAAATTCGTTAGCATCGCAGCCATTGGTTTACCCAAGATTGGCGATCTACCCACAACTACTGCTTTTTTTCCAGATACTTCGATTCCGTATTCGCGAAGCAATAAAATCATTCCATAAGGAGTGCAAGGGAAATAGGCGTCTTGATCCATTGCTAATTTTCCATAACAAAAAGTAGTAACACCATCCACATCCTTTGTGGGAAGAATCGAATCAAATGCCGATCTCTCATCCACTTGCGGTGGGCTCGGATGCTGTAAAAGTATACCTTGAATGCTATTGTCTTCGTTGAGTTCTTGGATTTTATCAAGAAGTTGATCAGTGGTCGTGTTTTCCGGAAGTTCAATTCGTCTTGATTTCATACCAACAGATTCACATGCTTTGTTCTTCATGTTCACATAGGTCTGAGACGCTGGATCTGAGCCCACCAAAATGGTTGCTAAAGTAGGAGCAAGATACCCATCCTGAACTCTTTTTTCGATTGATTCCCGAATATGGGTTTTGATTTTTTCTGCTGTAGCTTTGCCGTCTAAAATTGATGATTTCATTATCTTAAGATTCAGGTTTTGTTTTAGAGCCCTAAAATCAAATAAAAAACGGAATTTCTACTTTTCCATAAGCAGGTAAATTTTAGTTTACACATTAAGAGGATGCATTTTTGAAAAATATTCAGGATCTCATAGGCAAAAAATTGGTATTATCTGGTTGGTTGCATGGTATTCGAGGTTCCAATCGTTTCCAGTTTATAACATTTCGCACCGACGGAATTCTATTACAAGTAATCGCAGAAAAAGAAAAACTCGGTGAAGAAGAATTCCATAAAATCAAAAGCCTGAACCAAGAAACCTCTCTTCAAATTTCTGGAGAATTGCTTGCAAACGAGAAAGCACCATTAGGAGTTGAACTCAATCTTGATAGTTTGGAAATAATTGGCAAGTCCAATGACTATCCAATCACTCCGAAGGAACATGGAACTGATTTTCTTATGAATCATAGGCATTTATGGCTTCGTTCCAAAAGGCAACTTGCTATACTTCGCGTGCGAAGTGAACTCAGTTTTCAGATACGCAATTTCTTTCATAATAAATCTTACCTGAACTTAGACACGCCGATTTTAACAGGATCCGTTGGCGAATCTGCTGGAACGCTATTTTCAACTGAATATTTTGATCTAGGATCAGCCTATCTAGCACAGACTGGACAACTCTATTTAGAAACAGGAATTTTTGCACATAACAAAGTATATTGCTTCGGACCAACT of Leptospira sp. GIMC2001 contains these proteins:
- the gatA gene encoding Asp-tRNA(Asn)/Glu-tRNA(Gln) amidotransferase subunit GatA is translated as MIDVVGLKFANIRNGLNENKFTSEELVTAYINRIETFEPKIGSILEFNKEYILSQAKASDERRKAKKELSKWDGIPIGIKNNICIKDVRTTCASKILENFISPYDATAIEKLKSKGFVLIPGLNMDEFAMGSSTENSAYKITKNPFDTSRIPGGSSGGSAAGVAASFFPVALGSDTGGSIRQPAALCGVVGLKPTYGRVSRYGLVAYASSLDQIGPISNDVEGASDVLEVISGLDSRDSTSSSEPHSEFSSDPLNLSGLKIGIMMDEGSSWEPDIKNKFHQIIEILKKQGSIVKELDFSLFANSIPIYYIIATAECSSNLSRFDGIKFGHRAKDVSKLEDLYVESRSQGFGAEVKRRILLGTFSLSSGYYDAYYGKAQKSRILIQKKYDEFFESVDVILQPTSPTTAFKIGEKTKDPVQMYKADILTTSVNLAGLPGISIPAGLDAKGLPIGLQITGKKFAENQILALAKSLSSIKEMEIALPKEIN
- the hisF gene encoding imidazole glycerol phosphate synthase subunit HisF; translation: MDELTKRVIPCLDIKNGRVVKGINFVNLVDAGDPVSSAIAYEENLADELCFLDITASSDKRDILIHLVEEIASRIFIPFTVGGGIRTLEDVKGVLQRGADKVSINTAAFQRPELLTESSEIFGSQCIVCAIDCRFQKERNRYEIFLNGGRTETGREALDWVQEAEKRGAGEILLTSMDRDGTKDGFDIPLLKLISENTEIPIIASGGAGNPEHMSEAILRGGADAVLAASIFHFGEYSIRETKIAMQEMGIKVRL
- a CDS encoding sodium:solute symporter family protein — translated: MIHLSSWDWITLACFLILTLIIAFVFSKKNKNLKSYYQAEGKLPWFIAGTAMVATTFAADTPLAVTEIIAKDGISGNWAWWYMSLGAVSTVFIFAPLWKRSNVLTDLEFLNLRYGGLGASILRGAKAFYLGGLMNILILAWVNLAMYKILQSFLSTEVATWSLVGLFLFGYIYTSLLGLRGISYIDVFQFFFAMAGCIFLAYFSLQLPEVGGLNGLASKISPEKLSFFPNVSEFPSFFILLTLLWWTSWYPGSEPGGGGYIAQRIIAAKDEESATKATLWFLFAHYFIRPWPWIIIALCSLILFPNLSEDDKGKGFIYMIEPALAGGGKGIIISTFIAAYLSTIATHLNWGASYIVTDLTKPFLIKNRNDEFYLAISYLIQAITGIIALYICFFWMNRVSSAWFFLIEASSGIGFALVFRWFWWRISAWSELAGFILAPLIFLIVKFAFDLEFPYSAAATAIGTIGSVLLITIFYPNLEKENLLLFYNIAKPFGIGWRSWAREHKLPIYYWNWQPVILGSVSSLTMIFVGLDGLGKLFFESPDKIILPAIVFFIAGWILFYSLKNLFADKK
- a CDS encoding lipase family alpha/beta hydrolase — translated: MKPISIILKGKYRTAISSRNRQLILLFFLSAFYFFALIGCDINRLISKPSPSDPQVDFLLFLLAGREDSNYDLFYYEPNPTPDVDDLRSDVLKFRFPQTIDIEKKNVLIFIHGWNFKERNSDPPSDFGYKVSQIKDTWAQAIKFYESSSNNWKNRTNMYFFTYRTSNRIFDNGRRLQTVISQNFQPSDNIIIIAHSMGGLVARQAMLNENDQTYIDGVISLGTPYYGSPFAVPGFQSDVPILPDVISFYTNTDGGKDLAHTNSFSGQPSISNGNNVYLDLLSAKNSSLDTKTITYYGNLVSCQSADLVIYRSGCSLLKSKDSGFAINDGIVPVNSASLGGNGREKIEVINTDHSMISFLTITESIGRDFFESVMQKAENSFFISK
- the rlmB gene encoding 23S rRNA (guanosine(2251)-2'-O)-methyltransferase RlmB, producing the protein MKKKAIYGRRNVEEFITNCDWSQIKDIWVKESYYGEAVSSLLKDLPDKSLVKKKPGAELDKILNGGNHQGIVIWVLDKLTSSKNLGFAEWKAQVSPHEGPVLILDRIQDPGNLGNIIRTAECMGVKSIVIPDRGACGITDTVIKISSGALHHLNIYSVPNLSRVVDVLKENEYWIVATTDQGDEDWSALPTGDDIAIIMGNEGEGVKRLLLDESDYQMRIPLHGNISSMNVSVACGIVLDRIVNARY
- the cysS gene encoding cysteine--tRNA ligase; this translates as MHDIKLELYDSNLGKKIPFEPNDRNQVKIYSCGPTVYNYSHLGNLRSYIFVDALRRTIKLFGYQPDQSMNITDIDDKIIRESISQNISIEEFTKPWTEKFFADLETLNIEKLEHYPKATESIDDMMHIIERLEDQGMTYEKDGNIYFSIGKFREYGSLSKIDTSGMISGARYDADEYEKENVRDFVLWKAPKEEGEKFWNTKKGKGRPGWHLECSAMIRKVYQSGVDIHTGGIDLLFPHHENEVAQSKGAYPKEEFVKYWLHCEHLLVEGQKMSKSKGNFYILSDIIGKGYNWKAIRYVLLSFHYRTKLNFSFDRLEEAKISIEKIQNTLNRLLELSFEKKIAIPEPLKSQSDFLNRIPVSVAKEAYHEMLKGLADDINSPKVLASVFENIKILNSKLDRDELSSEDILDYLLYFRAIDSFLGIFEFKRENQSSIAADQESYILSKIAERKKAKLDRDFKLADSIRDDLKSQGIILEDSKDGSVKWKIDK
- a CDS encoding acetylxylan esterase, with the protein product MPANFDECFQTVPDWNPPSDFEKFWKDSIQELKDFPIQSQSKTLFKGSIIRESRADISFNSYGNQTIFGHITVPRKRGDRPIVIFFHDYTGSKREPIKSLTDNGIAQCHLDLRWHGDQLIYPKENPNDPMPEGWTPGYFEKNLDNPSAFYMKALYLDVLRAIEFVRLYSGVDSEKIILCGHGLGGSLATFGAAYSTRVVGLIAEVANFCHLTKEQLSSPYSWMKEIYPLYSKPKSKKVDYKQNLSYFDSVYFAKKIKVPALFSCGMEDVISQPKSIFGLFNHLNCDKRMQIYPTDGHEAGKERQENVNLDFYKEIFVDA
- a CDS encoding tetrahydrofolate dehydrogenase/cyclohydrolase catalytic domain-containing protein — protein: MKSSILDGKATAEKIKTHIRESIEKRVQDGYLAPTLATILVGSDPASQTYVNMKNKACESVGMKSRRIELPENTTTDQLLDKIQELNEDNSIQGILLQHPSPPQVDERSAFDSILPTKDVDGVTTFCYGKLAMDQDAYFPCTPYGMILLLREYGIEVSGKKAVVVGRSPILGKPMAAMLTNLDATVTLCHSKTKNLDEIVKTADIVVGAVGRAEFIKGSWIKEGAVVLDAGYNAGNVGDIELSVASEKSSYHTPVPGGVGPMTIAVLLLQTLYSWEGKFSPALKSGK